A section of the Harmonia axyridis chromosome 2, icHarAxyr1.1, whole genome shotgun sequence genome encodes:
- the LOC123672477 gene encoding protein sneaky isoform X1, which yields MNLFKILFTTRKSRYKKTKTFFGFVYGLLLGLGFYYLILTDLNFVPSSAIICGIVISLMLAFGIALSSQIRCIIFLSLPVFAGESGKGVQYALILFMVIAGPLENLTNNGKEVVRVFACSASLTFNLTKTRFELMFKPFTQALFGMKTEVNEVKDTLRNVKDLSAPITGEIEGDKEMKKLKENNDYLDSLQGDTKRTADIDHKYLTKGEQIEAAKYEQKYLEKVELRCNQQFSTAALRCRNMFQSTYDKCYDAVTWAAAWLLCWPMKLDFVCNIAQALGGSSRCDPSSEIDPGLGEGYEYLKKSRVSLTHNFKNVKLQYKLSKVRHLINLQDSADTAKAIQHDVDEKKKIIEKIFISMKRILAFALLYIIVKSQNYHDEYLRNIEYDNVYITKYFRKIDARRKTSGKTVLFPLKKFERTKIVDLWSRRYLKSEKKHLMMQLFILILEIIFISTFILIDRLFYEALNLVRRHAKIQYTQVGHHDLLLEIKGTGMIASLLRSIVKGFNIKKRIKITRSNEMCLPSPTLMNNIYFLQIYGIFFLMGVMIFLEIYTNRLKSFICGFIYRKRQKRRILYLYNETTRRRIGFLRYMKSKIIKKVRERRLNEDLNVCVVARVRYPKLFGFLKIFGMARRNCTICEEPERLFDSPGKYFVCRNFDCHLLYCAECWLDIGEECLACSTIEAESSNPEDESGYED from the coding sequence atgaatttattcaaaatattattcacGACACGAAAAAGCAGATATAAGAAAACCAAGACTTTTTTTGGATTCGTTTATGGCTTGCTATTGGGTTTGGGCTTTTATTACCTTATTTTGACCGACTTGAACTTCGTACCCTCCAGTGCAATCATATGTGGAATTGTGATAAGCTTAATGTTGGCCTTTGGAATTGCATTATCTTCCCAAATTCGTTGCATTATTTTTCTATCCCTTCCAGTATTTGCTGGGGAAAGTGGAAAAGGTGTACAGTACGCTTTGATACTATTCATGGTTATTGCAGGTCCTCTAGAAAATTTGACCAATAATGGCAAAGAAGTGGTCAGAGTTTTCGCTTGTTCGGCATCATTAACTTTTAATTTAACAAAAACAAGGTTTGAGCTGATGTTCAAACCTTTCACTCAAGCTTTGTTCGGCATGAAAACTGAAGTGAATGAAGTAAAAGATACCTTAAGAAACGTGAAAGACTTATCTGCTCCTATCACTGGTGAAATAGAAGGtgacaaagaaatgaaaaagctcAAAGAGAACAATGATTATCTCGATTCTCTACAAGGAGACACGAAAAGAACTGCAGATATAGATCATAAATATTTAACTAAAGGTGAGCAGATAGAAGCGGCCAAATATGAACAGAAATATCTGGAAAAAGTGGAATTACGATGCAACCAACAGTTTTCAACAGCTGCATTGAGATGCAGAAATATGTTTCAATCGACTTACGATAAGTGCTACGATGCAGTCACTTGGGCAGCTGCGTGGCTCCTTTGTTGGCCGAtgaaattagattttgtgtgtAATATTGCTCAAGCTTTAGGTGGAAGTAGTCGATGTGACCCTTCAAGTGAAATAGATCCTGGATTGGGAGAAGGTTACGAGTATCTGAAGAAATCCAGAGTTTCTCTCACTCATAACTTCAAGAATGTCAAATTACAATACAAATTGTCAAAAGTACGCCACTTGATCAATCTGCAGGATTCTGCAGACACTGCCAAAGCAATTCAACATGATGTTGAtgagaaaaagaaaataatagagAAGATATTCATATCGATGAAGAGAATTTTAGCATTTGCTCTTCTCTACATCATTGTGAAAAGTCAGAATTATCATGACGAATACCTACGCAACATCGAGTACGATAATGTTTACATAACGAAATATTTTCGTAAAATTGATGCTAGGAGAAAAACTTCTGGAAAAACAGTATTGTTTCCTTTGAAAAAATTCGAGAGGACCAAAATTGTCGATTTGTGGAGTAGAAGATACTTGAAAAGTGAGAAAAAACACTTGATGAtgcaattattcattttgatactagaaataatattcatttcgaCATTCATTTTGATAGATCGTTTATTTTATGAAGCCTTAAATTTAGTTAGAAGACATGCTAAAATTCAGTACACACAAGTTGGACATCATGACTTGCTGCTAGAAATCAAAGGCACAGGTATGATAGCTTCATTATTGAGATCTATTGTGAAAGGATTCAACATcaagaaaagaataaaaatcACTCGAAGTAATGAAATGTGCCTTCCAAGTCCAACATTGATGAACAACATATATTTCTTACAGATTTATGGCATATTTTTCCTAATGGGGGTtatgatttttttggaaatatatacCAACAGATTAAAATCCTTCATATGTGGATTCATTTACAGAAAACGACAGAAGCGAAGAATACTCTATCTCTACAATGAGACAACTCGGAGAAGAATAGGATTTTTGCGTTACATGaaatcaaaaatcatcaaaaaagtcCGAGAACGAAGGTTGAATGAAGATCTTAATGTTTGCGTTGTTGCCAGGGTGCGTTACCCGAAGTTATTcggttttttgaagatttttggaATGGCGAGAAGAAATTGTACAATTTGCGAAGAACCTGAAAGACTTTTTGATTCGCcaggaaaatattttgtttgtaGAAATTTCGATTGTCATTTACTCTATTGTGCAGAATGTTGGCTTGATATTGGCGAAGAATGCTTAGCGTGTAGTACAATAGAAGCAGAAAGCAGTAATCCAGAAGACGAATCTGGGTACGAAGATTGA
- the LOC123672477 gene encoding protein sneaky isoform X2: MNLFKILFTTRKSRYKKTKTFFGFVYGLLLGLGFYYLILTDLNFVPSSAIICGIVISLMLAFGIALSSQIRCIIFLSLPVFAGESGKGVQYALILFMVIAGPLENLTNNGKEVVRVFACSASLTFNLTKTRFELMFKPFTQALFGMKTEVNEVKDTLRNVKDLSAPITGEIEGDKEMKKLKENNDYLDSLQGDTKRTADIDHKYLTKGEQIEAAKYEQKYLEKVELRCNQQFSTAALRCRNMFQSTYDKCYDAVTWAAAWLLCWPMKLDFVCNIAQALGGSSRCDPSSEIDPGLGEGYEYLKKSRVSLTHNFKNVKLQYKLSKVRHLINLQDSADTAKAIQHDVDEKKKIIEKIFISMKRILAFALLYIIVKSQNYHDEYLRNIEYDNVYITKYFRKIDARRKTSGKTVLFPLKKFERTKIVDLWSRRYLKSEKKHLMMQLFILILEIIFISTFILIDRLFYEALNLVRRHAKIQYTQVGHHDLLLEIKGTGMIASLLRSIVKGFNIKKRIKITRNLWHIFPNGGYDFFGNIYQQIKILHMWIHLQKTTEAKNTLSLQ; encoded by the exons atgaatttattcaaaatattattcacGACACGAAAAAGCAGATATAAGAAAACCAAGACTTTTTTTGGATTCGTTTATGGCTTGCTATTGGGTTTGGGCTTTTATTACCTTATTTTGACCGACTTGAACTTCGTACCCTCCAGTGCAATCATATGTGGAATTGTGATAAGCTTAATGTTGGCCTTTGGAATTGCATTATCTTCCCAAATTCGTTGCATTATTTTTCTATCCCTTCCAGTATTTGCTGGGGAAAGTGGAAAAGGTGTACAGTACGCTTTGATACTATTCATGGTTATTGCAGGTCCTCTAGAAAATTTGACCAATAATGGCAAAGAAGTGGTCAGAGTTTTCGCTTGTTCGGCATCATTAACTTTTAATTTAACAAAAACAAGGTTTGAGCTGATGTTCAAACCTTTCACTCAAGCTTTGTTCGGCATGAAAACTGAAGTGAATGAAGTAAAAGATACCTTAAGAAACGTGAAAGACTTATCTGCTCCTATCACTGGTGAAATAGAAGGtgacaaagaaatgaaaaagctcAAAGAGAACAATGATTATCTCGATTCTCTACAAGGAGACACGAAAAGAACTGCAGATATAGATCATAAATATTTAACTAAAGGTGAGCAGATAGAAGCGGCCAAATATGAACAGAAATATCTGGAAAAAGTGGAATTACGATGCAACCAACAGTTTTCAACAGCTGCATTGAGATGCAGAAATATGTTTCAATCGACTTACGATAAGTGCTACGATGCAGTCACTTGGGCAGCTGCGTGGCTCCTTTGTTGGCCGAtgaaattagattttgtgtgtAATATTGCTCAAGCTTTAGGTGGAAGTAGTCGATGTGACCCTTCAAGTGAAATAGATCCTGGATTGGGAGAAGGTTACGAGTATCTGAAGAAATCCAGAGTTTCTCTCACTCATAACTTCAAGAATGTCAAATTACAATACAAATTGTCAAAAGTACGCCACTTGATCAATCTGCAGGATTCTGCAGACACTGCCAAAGCAATTCAACATGATGTTGAtgagaaaaagaaaataatagagAAGATATTCATATCGATGAAGAGAATTTTAGCATTTGCTCTTCTCTACATCATTGTGAAAAGTCAGAATTATCATGACGAATACCTACGCAACATCGAGTACGATAATGTTTACATAACGAAATATTTTCGTAAAATTGATGCTAGGAGAAAAACTTCTGGAAAAACAGTATTGTTTCCTTTGAAAAAATTCGAGAGGACCAAAATTGTCGATTTGTGGAGTAGAAGATACTTGAAAAGTGAGAAAAAACACTTGATGAtgcaattattcattttgatactagaaataatattcatttcgaCATTCATTTTGATAGATCGTTTATTTTATGAAGCCTTAAATTTAGTTAGAAGACATGCTAAAATTCAGTACACACAAGTTGGACATCATGACTTGCTGCTAGAAATCAAAGGCACAGGTATGATAGCTTCATTATTGAGATCTATTGTGAAAGGATTCAACATcaagaaaagaataaaaatcACTCGAA ATTTATGGCATATTTTTCCTAATGGGGGTtatgatttttttggaaatatatacCAACAGATTAAAATCCTTCATATGTGGATTCATTTACAGAAAACGACAGAAGCGAAGAATACTCTATCTCTACAATGA
- the LOC123673072 gene encoding peroxisomal biogenesis factor 6, with translation MENKIDFSELLKKREVKLLCYISKILFPGLPSCLYPLYMFIQFCKICQQKREYILRTINPNLLSELIEKSKNILIDENYTVIINNKFLRGRDTIVLKVKYADEFILVNVKPLVSDIVDDGNILVSTTLMFNISNSFGLIHRDYSLSASFIEIPPGKLGFADEIHLALISNPYDLQNNVVDILIKNYLQTPKLMHENDLIEIALKKYAVDVPCNMTKIFNTQQKVYFKCLKVLCKHESKFNIGGNYAVFEETTVRQVANIQSFLPSCKEYRNSLTNNQYNKNNLRFCPSGLENYAAEIEAAVRPFLMKKLKVNPAFLIVGKKGSGKEIIISSIASKFGMHFYKVTNFDITAHVYAQNEMKLRNIFFNANLYAPCILYITNFENFEKNNDGQTDERIISNFTNGLKNLFESNKFPVILFCSSNNDKISPRLKREFLEIFRINPPSPEERTDILKWLLQYHDLHYKNSLEELVQKTNTFMFEDLNLLIRLAKSYNIFSKEKNDISREKLLLAIDYMQLHYNENIGAPKVPTVQWDDIGGLKDVKDEIIKTINFPLKHPEFSTSTGLRRLGILLFGPPGTGKTLLAKAVATECNLCFLSVKGPELLNMYIGQSEENIREVFQRARAASPCIIFFDELDSLAPNRGVSGDSGGVMDRVVSQLLAEMDGINEKATVFIIGATNRPDLIDPALLRPGRFDKLLYVGPATDSISRLSVLKALTRKFNLSEEVNLEDIVELCPNNISGADFYGLCAESWMHAVRRTIHQGSLDIKNITGKEIIVNMDDFKYALSTVTPSVTSEDLLYFEKLKNEISSNI, from the exons ATGGAaaacaaaattgatttttcagaaTTACTAAAAAAAAGAGAAGTGAAGTTACTATGCTATATATCCAAAATATTATTTCCAGGTCTACCTTCCTGTTTATATCCGTTGTATATGTTTATTCAGTTTTGCAAAATATGTCAACAAAAAAGGGAATATATTTTGCGAACTATAAATCCCAACTTGTTGAGTGAACTTATTGAGAAATCCAAAAATATTCTAATTGATGAGAATTATACAGttattatcaataataaatTTCTTAGAGGAAGAGACACCATTGTACTAAAAGTGAAGTACGCTGATGAATTCATTCTAGTAAATGTAAAACCTCTCGTATCAGACATTGTTGATGATGGAAATATCTTGGTTTCAACAACTTTGATGTTCAACATCTCAAATAGTTTTGGTTTAATTCATAGAGACTATTCTTTAAGTGCTAGTTTTATAGAGATACCTCCTGGAAAACTTGGTTTTGCTGATGAAATTCATTTAGCTCTAATAAGCAACCCATACGATTTACAAAATAATGTTGTGGATATATTGATAAAGAATTATTTGCAAACTCCTAAATTAATGCATGAAAATGATCTGATTGAAATAGCCTTAAAAAAATATGCTGTAGATGTACCCTGCAATAtgaccaaaattttcaatactcaGCAAAAAGTATATTTTAAATGCTTAAAAGTTCTTTGTAAGCATGAAAGTAAATTCAATATAGGTGGGAATTATGCTGTTTTTGAAGAGACAACAGTTCGACAAGTTGCTAATATACAAAGTTTTTTGCCATCATGTAAAGAATACAGGAATTCATTAACAAATAATcaatacaataaaaataatttaagattTTGTCCAAGTGGATTAGAAAATTATGCAGCAGAAATAGAAGCAGCAGTCAGACCTTTTTTGATGAAAA aatTAAAAGTGAACCCAGCATTTCTTATTGTTGGAAAAAAAGGATCTGGAAAGGAAATAATTATATCTAGTATTGCTTCAAAATTTGGTATGCATTTCTATAAAGTGACAAATTTTGATATAACAGCACATGTATATgctcaaaatgaaatgaaactgaggaatatatttttcaatgctaaCCTTTATGCGCCATGTATATTGTATATAACAAATTTTGAG aattttgagaAGAACAATGATGGCCAAACAGATGAAAGAATTATATCTAATTTCACCAATGGATTGAAGAATTTATTTGAAAGCAATAAATTTCCTGTGATATTATTCTGCTCAAGtaacaatgacaaaatatcTCCAAGACTTAAAAGGGAGTTCCTTGAAATATTTAGAATAAATCCACCATCACCAGAGGAGAGAACAGATATTCTGAAATGGCTGCTGCAATATCATGACCTCCATTACAAAAATAGCTTAGAAGAATTGGTGCAAAAAACCAATACTTTTATGTTTGAGGATTTGAATTTACTTATTCGTCTAGCAAAAAGTTATAATATATTTAGCAAAGAAAAAAATGACATCAGTAGAGAAAAGTTATTACTTGCCATAG ATTATATGCAGCTTCATTATAATGAGAATATTGGTGCACCAAAGGTTCCGACAGTTCAGTGGGATGATATTGGTGGGTTGAAAGACGTTAAAGACGAAATAATCAAAACTATAAATTTTCCTCTAAAACATCCAGAATTCTCTACTTCAACTGGCCTCAGAAGACTTG GAATACTATTGTTTGGACCACCAGGAACTGGTAAAACTTTATTGGCTAAAGCTGTAGCGACAGAATGCAATTTATGCTTCCTATCTGTAAAAGGACCTGAATTGTTGAATATGTATATAGGACaatctgaagaaaatataaGAGAAG TATTCCAACGAGCTAGAGCTGCATCTCCATGTATAATATTTTTCGATGAGCTTGACTCTCTTGCTCCCAACAGAGGAGTATCCGGTGATTCTGGAGGGGTTATGGACAGGGTTGTTTCCCAACTACTGGCTGAAATGGATGGTATCAATGAAAAGGCGACAGTGTTTATTATTG GTGCAACAAATAGACCAGATTTGATTGATCCAGCACTTTTGAGGCCTGGAAGGTTTGATAAACTACTTTATGTTGGTCCAGCTACGGATTCCATTTCAAGATTATCAGTCTTGAAAGCTTTGACTAGAAA ATTCAATCTCAGTGAAGAAGTAAACTTAGAAGATATTGTAGAGTTATGCCCAAATAATATATCCGGTGCCGATTTTTATGGATTATGCGCAGAAAGTTGGATGCATGCTGTGAGAAGGACCATTCATCAAG